The Candidatus Berkiella aquae sequence CGCTCTTCAGCAGGGAAGGTTGAGATCATTCTTCGAACGCAGTCGGCAACGCCATTACTATGTAACGTGGTATAAACAGGGTGACCGGTGAGTGCTGCATCTATCACGGCAGCAATGGTTTCGGCATCACGCGCTTCACCCACTAATATAAGACCTGGTTTGCGACGTAACGCATTACGAACCCCATCAGCAAATGAATGTAAATGTTTTGGAATTTCAGTTTGGCTGATAATGGAGGTTGGTTTATTGACCGAATCGTAAACGAATTCGATAGGTGCTTCGTAAGTGAGAATTTTACGATGAGCTTCTTCTTGCGACATGATTTCTCGAATAATGCCTGCAAGCAGCGTGCTTTTACCTGAACCGGTTGAACCGGTTACAACGATGGTACCTTGCATAGGTGCCATGTTATCGATAATTTTTTGGTCAACCTCCATCGTACTAATAGAGGGGGGCTCTGCAGGAATGGTTCGGCACGTGATCTGAATACCATCATGTCCTTCAACTTGGCAAGCGGTGCCATTAATACGGAATCGAAAACGTTGTCCTCGTTCAGGTCTGACTTCGAAGTGCGTATCAACATCTCGACCCGATGAAACTTGGGTTGTGCCATTGGGTCCATAGATGGCATTTAGCATCTCACCCACTTCAGTTTGCGACATTTTACGCGTGGTGACAGGATAAAGACGGCCATAGATTTCTGCGAGTATTTGCGAATCGGTTTGAATGGTTATATCGGATGCATTATTTTTTGTGCAGTGAAGCATAAGACGTTCCATATCCTGAATCGTAAATCGTGCAGGCTCATCAGGAAGCAAGTAATCTTTATTCATACAATTACCTATTTTCGGGGGTAATCTGCGTTGTCCATTCATTACCCGCGGTATTAAATTGTGGTAATGCAGTGATTTTCAGGACGCGATCATTGATTGCCATCTGTGAATCACCACCTGTAATACCCAAATTAATTTGTGATACATAGGGCAAGCTTACCATATTTTGAGCTAGTAAACTGCGATATCTCACCATACCTTCATAATCACGTTTTAAACGACCTAAATTTTCTGCAAAAATAACATCGGCTTGTGTAATACCCGCTTGCCATCCTTCATCAATATAGCGATCCCAAACTTCTTTTTCTGAATCTGTTCTTGGGAGTAAAGAACGATCAGGAATATCAGGATCTTTATAGCTTAGCAGCAAATATTCTCGCCAGGTGGGCGGCATCGTTACAAAACGTGCCTGCGCTAAAATAGTGTAAGCACGATCAGAGACGCGTAACAATTCATCGGATGTTTGGTCAAGTGCGTGGCGCCCTTCAATAAGAATTGGCGGCAAAACGCTATGATCGAGCAACATGGCATGAAAGTTATAAATAAGATCAAGCTGTCTTTCATGGCGATAAGTAATCGCATTAATCTGTTTAGCACGCCAAGCAAGTCCTGCTCGTGCACCGGTACTTAAAGCCGCTTCTCTGATTGACTGGTAACGAAGACCGGTCAAAGAAGAAGAGGAACGCCCCATATTATTA is a genomic window containing:
- the dotB gene encoding Dot/Icm type IV secretion system ATPase DotB; the encoded protein is MNKDYLLPDEPARFTIQDMERLMLHCTKNNASDITIQTDSQILAEIYGRLYPVTTRKMSQTEVGEMLNAIYGPNGTTQVSSGRDVDTHFEVRPERGQRFRFRINGTACQVEGHDGIQITCRTIPAEPPSISTMEVDQKIIDNMAPMQGTIVVTGSTGSGKSTLLAGIIREIMSQEEAHRKILTYEAPIEFVYDSVNKPTSIISQTEIPKHLHSFADGVRNALRRKPGLILVGEARDAETIAAVIDAALTGHPVYTTLHSNGVADCVRRMISTFPAEERHGRALDILETLRMVIWQKLVPTIDLKRVALREYLVFDEEVRDILVNTEVEMLANKTRELLKERGQTMLMDAKRKFDEGRISERTYNLMAQGSKNADRDAGVHS
- a CDS encoding type IV secretory system conjugative DNA transfer family protein, which gives rise to MKQSFGSMLLVGTFTVCVSCSSPGPSDVQVGPGNSTLNKYHAANNMGRSSSSLTGLRYQSIREAALSTGARAGLAWRAKQINAITYRHERQLDLIYNFHAMLLDHSVLPPILIEGRHALDQTSDELLRVSDRAYTILAQARFVTMPPTWREYLLLSYKDPDIPDRSLLPRTDSEKEVWDRYIDEGWQAGITQADVIFAENLGRLKRDYEGMVRYRSLLAQNMVSLPYVSQINLGITGGDSQMAINDRVLKITALPQFNTAGNEWTTQITPENR